One window of the Actinomyces procaprae genome contains the following:
- the disA gene encoding DNA integrity scanning diadenylate cyclase DisA, whose protein sequence is MTDTPANLLRETLALVAPGTVLRDGLERILRGRTGAIIVLGFDETVEAISSGGFRLDVELTAAQLRELAKMDGAVIVDRANNRIRRANVQLLPNASIETAEAGMRHRTAERVARQTGHPVISVSQSMRIISLYVDGRRHVIEPSEAILARANQALAALERYKARLDKISGGLDALEIEDLVTVRDVTAVLQLLEMVSRIASDIDGYVVELGTDGRLLALQVEELTRGLMAERDFLLADYLPQGLETATVDARLKWVGSPALLDLAMVARSMGLGGADGQDLDASASPRGLRILAKIPRLPLVTARAVVDDCGSLQAILGATVEELQAINGVSARQARTLRDGLSRLAEVSIADRYA, encoded by the coding sequence ATGACCGATACCCCCGCCAACCTGCTGCGTGAGACCCTCGCGCTCGTCGCCCCCGGCACCGTCCTGCGTGACGGTCTGGAGCGCATTCTGCGGGGGCGCACCGGGGCGATCATCGTGCTCGGCTTCGACGAGACGGTCGAGGCGATCTCCTCAGGAGGCTTCCGGCTGGACGTCGAGCTGACCGCCGCCCAGCTGCGCGAACTGGCCAAGATGGACGGCGCCGTGATCGTGGACCGGGCCAACAACCGCATCCGCCGCGCCAATGTGCAGCTACTGCCCAACGCCTCCATCGAGACGGCCGAGGCGGGCATGCGCCACCGCACCGCCGAACGCGTCGCCCGCCAGACCGGCCACCCGGTGATCTCCGTAAGCCAGTCGATGCGGATCATCTCCCTGTACGTGGACGGGCGCCGCCACGTGATCGAGCCGAGCGAGGCCATCCTGGCGCGCGCGAACCAGGCGCTGGCTGCCCTGGAACGGTACAAGGCGCGCCTGGACAAGATCTCCGGAGGCCTGGACGCCCTGGAGATCGAGGACCTGGTCACCGTTCGCGACGTCACCGCCGTACTCCAGCTACTGGAGATGGTCAGCCGCATCGCCTCAGACATCGACGGCTACGTCGTCGAGCTCGGCACCGACGGGCGGCTGCTCGCGCTGCAGGTGGAGGAGCTGACCCGCGGACTGATGGCGGAACGGGACTTCCTCCTCGCCGACTACCTGCCGCAAGGACTCGAAACCGCCACCGTGGACGCCCGGCTGAAGTGGGTGGGTTCCCCCGCCCTGCTGGACCTGGCCATGGTCGCCCGGTCAATGGGGCTCGGCGGCGCCGACGGGCAGGACCTGGACGCCTCCGCATCCCCCCGCGGGCTGCGGATTCTCGCCAAGATCCCGCGCCTGCCACTGGTCACGGCGCGAGCCGTGGTCGACGACTGCGGCTCCCTGCAAGCCATCCTGGGCGCAACTGTCGAGGAGCTGCAAGCCATCAACGGCGTCAGCGCCCGCC
- a CDS encoding PT domain-containing protein, whose product MAPEGATNEAENTAEPAPAEAVAVDASDASAQTAEAPEGDAAQTQPDDVAGAEAVAEEDSAAETEQEADAVDVAAQAGDKTAAAQAQPAAKAGQASTPTENPAPPTVAGQNGRNNITVTDVKAAVPTTDSLSDLELTISWEAISPRAGDQLQIRLTDGMTWHAGETVRGDFGYGWSYDFDLTDANGVVVGHCESSERNTEGFYRDVLLSCVLNENAEEYDYLSDGLLRVFVNAPFVDGEEGSVKRTSRIDVGDAEFVIEYESGSDPQLVAGISGRIDPEVQDGEYRVGLWSFLISGSSSYEILGLCDEDTGLFCEYLIGPSCSRDGSWDLESPDDEFNQGYYPDATYDQNDRGGSLIFAVESPGDWCSVGYYSKGGASQTSRLTVNGVVYEATAEVPSGSGSAVGGYYTPDPEPSDDPTAEPSVEPSAGPTTEPSAEPTEQPSAEPTSEPGDDPSGDPSVEPSDQPSTDPSAEPSTDPTGDPGVEPSEQPSTEPTSEPGDDPSGAPSTGPGAPSDDPSAGPSTAPTDASTGGTSDPGTDPSTAPTSNAGGGSAGQPSTGPSANGSGTSGNDGSPGSGSAATQPSAGSADPGAEVASTTGANSADSSKSLAKTGFAGTTVTMLAAGLFASGLLLHRSRKTVAD is encoded by the coding sequence TTGGCCCCGGAGGGCGCGACCAATGAGGCGGAGAATACGGCCGAACCGGCTCCGGCAGAGGCTGTGGCCGTCGACGCGTCCGATGCGTCTGCCCAGACTGCCGAGGCTCCCGAGGGCGATGCGGCTCAGACGCAGCCGGATGACGTAGCTGGCGCCGAGGCCGTTGCGGAGGAAGACTCTGCGGCGGAAACGGAGCAGGAGGCCGACGCGGTGGACGTGGCGGCACAAGCCGGTGATAAGACGGCCGCCGCGCAGGCGCAGCCCGCAGCGAAGGCCGGCCAGGCCAGCACCCCCACCGAGAACCCGGCCCCGCCCACCGTGGCAGGTCAGAACGGCCGCAACAACATCACCGTCACCGACGTCAAGGCGGCGGTTCCGACAACGGATTCGCTCTCGGATCTGGAGCTAACGATTTCTTGGGAGGCTATCAGCCCCCGTGCGGGCGACCAGCTCCAGATTCGCCTTACGGATGGCATGACGTGGCATGCGGGCGAGACCGTCCGAGGAGACTTCGGATATGGGTGGTCTTATGACTTCGATCTTACGGACGCAAATGGCGTCGTGGTAGGGCACTGTGAGAGTAGCGAAAGAAACACTGAGGGTTTCTATCGCGACGTCTTGTTGTCGTGCGTGCTGAATGAGAACGCTGAGGAATATGATTATCTCAGTGATGGGCTGCTCAGGGTGTTCGTTAATGCTCCATTCGTGGATGGTGAAGAGGGATCTGTAAAAAGAACCTCGAGGATAGACGTGGGTGACGCTGAATTCGTGATTGAGTACGAATCAGGTTCGGATCCGCAACTCGTCGCAGGGATATCTGGGCGGATCGACCCTGAGGTCCAAGACGGGGAGTACCGCGTTGGTCTTTGGTCGTTTTTGATCAGTGGGTCTAGCTCTTATGAGATCTTAGGATTGTGCGACGAGGATACCGGTTTGTTTTGCGAGTATCTTATCGGTCCAAGCTGTTCTAGGGATGGCTCGTGGGACCTTGAGTCGCCAGATGATGAGTTCAATCAAGGGTACTACCCCGATGCCACCTATGATCAAAATGATCGCGGTGGGAGCCTTATATTTGCTGTGGAAAGTCCTGGCGACTGGTGCTCTGTTGGCTACTATTCGAAGGGTGGAGCATCCCAAACTAGTCGCCTTACCGTCAACGGCGTCGTGTATGAGGCGACCGCCGAGGTGCCTTCCGGTTCCGGGAGCGCAGTGGGCGGTTACTACACGCCTGATCCCGAGCCGAGTGACGACCCCACTGCTGAGCCGTCCGTAGAGCCTTCTGCGGGTCCCACGACGGAGCCGAGTGCTGAGCCTACGGAGCAGCCGTCCGCCGAGCCGACCTCGGAGCCGGGCGATGACCCGTCGGGTGATCCTTCCGTAGAGCCCTCGGACCAGCCTTCGACCGACCCATCCGCCGAGCCCAGCACGGACCCGACCGGTGACCCCGGTGTTGAGCCCTCGGAGCAGCCGTCCACTGAGCCGACTTCGGAGCCGGGCGATGACCCGTCTGGCGCGCCGTCGACCGGTCCTGGGGCGCCGTCCGATGACCCGTCGGCTGGGCCGAGCACCGCGCCGACGGATGCGTCGACCGGCGGCACCTCGGACCCCGGCACCGACCCCTCCACCGCTCCCACGAGCAACGCCGGTGGCGGCTCCGCCGGGCAGCCCTCCACGGGTCCCTCCGCAAACGGCTCAGGTACCTCGGGTAACGACGGTTCGCCTGGCTCCGGTTCCGCGGCCACGCAGCCGTCTGCCGGGTCCGCGGACCCCGGCGCGGAGGTCGCCTCAACCACCGGCGCCAACTCCGCCGACTCCTCCAAGAGCCTGGCCAAGACCGGCTTCGCGGGCACCACGGTAACCATGCTTGCGGCGGGCCTGTTCGCGTCGGGCCTGCTCCTGCACCGCAGCCGCAAGACCGTTGCTGACTGA
- a CDS encoding iron chelate uptake ABC transporter family permease subunit produces the protein MTSHAYAVPGAPTTTAPEATGAPPAAGATAGLSPHPPAGPAGRSGAARRSGAFATPAARRRWWLTYLAVTGLAVCFAVGLLVWKNPMPPGTRGFWLIAERRLDAIVAMIVVAVCQALATVAFQTATSNRIITPSIMGFESLYRAIQTATIFFFGATGLTATRTAPMFALRLALMVGLSLLLYSWLLTGGTRNLYSMLLIGIVIGSGLGSVTTFMQRLLTPSEFDLLSARLFGSIANADSDYYPIAIPLVVVCAAALLAYSRRLNVLALGRDTATTLGLNHTRATIGVLVLVSVLMATSTALVGPMTFLGFLVATLSYQLSGTYDHRYLFPMATSLGLLVLTGAYFIMRHVFYAQGVVSIIIELVGGSVFLAVVLRKGRL, from the coding sequence ATGACTTCTCACGCCTATGCAGTCCCGGGCGCCCCGACGACGACGGCCCCCGAGGCCACCGGAGCCCCGCCCGCAGCCGGAGCCACGGCCGGCCTTTCCCCGCACCCCCCGGCCGGCCCCGCGGGGCGCTCGGGTGCCGCCCGTCGCTCCGGTGCCTTCGCCACCCCCGCCGCCCGCCGTCGCTGGTGGCTGACCTACCTGGCGGTCACCGGCCTGGCCGTGTGCTTCGCCGTCGGCCTGCTGGTCTGGAAGAACCCGATGCCACCCGGGACCCGGGGTTTCTGGCTGATCGCCGAGCGGCGCCTGGACGCCATCGTGGCCATGATCGTGGTGGCCGTGTGCCAGGCCCTGGCCACCGTCGCCTTCCAGACCGCCACCTCAAACCGCATCATCACGCCGTCGATCATGGGATTCGAATCCCTGTACCGGGCCATCCAGACCGCCACCATCTTCTTCTTCGGGGCCACCGGCCTGACCGCCACCCGCACCGCCCCCATGTTCGCCCTGCGGCTGGCGCTCATGGTGGGGCTGTCCCTACTGCTGTACTCCTGGCTGCTGACCGGCGGCACGCGGAACCTGTACTCGATGCTGCTGATCGGCATTGTCATCGGCTCGGGGCTGGGGAGCGTGACCACCTTCATGCAGCGGCTGCTCACGCCCAGCGAGTTCGACCTGCTCTCCGCCCGGCTGTTCGGCTCCATCGCCAACGCCGACTCCGACTACTACCCGATCGCCATCCCGCTGGTGGTGGTCTGCGCCGCGGCCCTGCTGGCGTACTCGCGTCGGCTCAACGTGCTCGCCCTGGGGCGGGATACCGCCACCACCCTGGGGCTGAACCACACCCGCGCTACGATCGGCGTGCTGGTGCTGGTCTCGGTGCTCATGGCCACCTCGACGGCGCTGGTGGGGCCCATGACCTTCCTCGGCTTCCTAGTGGCGACGCTGTCCTACCAGCTGTCGGGCACCTACGACCACCGCTACCTGTTCCCCATGGCCACGAGCCTGGGACTGCTCGTGCTTACCGGCGCATACTTCATCATGCGGCACGTGTTCTACGCCCAGGGCGTCGTCTCCATCATCATCGAGCTGGTGGGGGGCTCGGTATTCCTCGCCGTCGTGCTCAGAAAGGGGCGCCTGTGA
- a CDS encoding siderophore ABC transporter substrate-binding protein, with product MSRKLPALLTLSAAVSLVLAGCSGSADTASTAAADGSATAAASQASTQASAVTIEDNHGSVEVALPVQRAASTDNRTFEVLADWGVPLVAAPKQLIPSSITAYSGDDVADMGNHREPDLEALVAAEPDLVIVGQRFSDQYDSIAELTPDAALLDLDPRDDEPFDAELKRQVTALGQVFGKEAEADQLIADFDAALERAKNAYDGSSTVMAVIVSGGEIGYSGPTTGRTWGPLFDLLDLKPALDVQGSTDDHQGDDVSVEQIAESNPDWIFVMDRDAAITADDPNYTPAADVIAGNAALQNVTAVGSGQIVYAPDDTYTNESIITYTEILNSIADAFEGAQN from the coding sequence ATGTCTCGCAAGCTCCCTGCGCTCCTGACCCTGTCGGCCGCCGTGAGCCTCGTGCTCGCCGGCTGCTCCGGGTCCGCCGACACCGCATCCACCGCCGCAGCCGACGGATCCGCGACGGCCGCCGCCTCTCAGGCATCCACCCAGGCGTCCGCGGTCACCATCGAGGACAACCACGGCAGCGTGGAGGTCGCCCTGCCCGTGCAGCGGGCGGCATCCACCGATAACCGCACCTTCGAGGTGCTCGCCGACTGGGGGGTGCCTCTGGTTGCTGCTCCGAAGCAGCTCATCCCCTCCTCCATCACCGCCTACTCCGGCGACGACGTCGCGGACATGGGCAACCACCGCGAGCCCGACCTGGAGGCGCTCGTGGCCGCCGAGCCGGACCTGGTGATCGTCGGGCAGCGCTTCTCCGACCAGTACGACTCCATCGCCGAGCTCACCCCCGACGCTGCACTGCTCGACCTTGACCCGCGTGACGACGAGCCCTTCGACGCCGAGCTCAAGCGCCAGGTGACCGCCCTGGGCCAGGTGTTCGGGAAGGAGGCCGAGGCCGACCAGCTCATCGCCGACTTCGACGCCGCCCTGGAGCGCGCCAAGAACGCCTACGACGGCTCCTCCACCGTCATGGCCGTGATCGTCTCCGGCGGCGAGATCGGCTACTCCGGCCCCACCACCGGACGCACCTGGGGTCCGCTGTTCGACCTGCTCGACCTCAAGCCCGCCCTCGATGTCCAGGGATCCACCGACGACCACCAGGGCGACGACGTCTCGGTGGAGCAGATCGCCGAGTCCAACCCGGACTGGATCTTCGTCATGGACCGCGACGCCGCCATCACCGCGGACGACCCGAACTACACCCCGGCCGCGGATGTCATTGCGGGTAACGCCGCCCTGCAGAACGTCACCGCCGTGGGCTCGGGGCAGATCGTCTACGCCCCGGACGACACCTACACCAACGAGTCGATCATCACCTACACCGAGATCCTCAACTCGATCGCCGACGCCTTCGAAGGTGCCCAGAACTGA
- the radA gene encoding DNA repair protein RadA yields the protein MTTTKSVRARTSYVCTECGWTSPKWLGQCRECRAWGTLEEFVEAAPGGTSSGGPAVAAAAIRPAVAARPIAEVSAEEARARPTGMGELDRVLGGGVVPGAVVLLAGEPGVGKSTLLLDVAAKAAAASRARGQGPVLYVTGEESASQVRLRAERIGAIDPALLLAAETELGALLGHVQDASPSLLIVDSIQTVASAQVEGGAGGVTQVRAVASALIQVAKERAIPVLLVGHVTKDGGIAGPRVLEHLVDVVCQFEGDRHARLRLLRAVKNRYGPTDEVGCFDLGERGIVGLADPSGLFLSAARSEVPGTCATVTLEGRRPMPVEIQALVAGTAAGSPRRTTSGVDHSRVAMSLAVLAARLRLDTSSTDVYVSTVGGARAVEPATDLAVAIAVVSAAQNLPTPPGLVAFGEVGLTGEVRATVGVQRRLAEAARLGFDRAIVPLAGSEELRAVDGVRVLPVAHLSEAVGAALPRG from the coding sequence ATGACCACCACAAAGTCAGTCAGGGCGCGCACCTCCTACGTATGCACCGAATGCGGCTGGACCAGCCCCAAGTGGCTCGGGCAGTGCCGCGAGTGCCGCGCCTGGGGCACGCTGGAGGAGTTCGTTGAGGCAGCCCCGGGCGGCACCTCATCGGGCGGCCCGGCCGTGGCCGCTGCGGCGATTCGTCCCGCCGTCGCCGCCCGCCCCATCGCAGAGGTCAGTGCCGAGGAGGCCCGGGCCCGTCCCACCGGGATGGGCGAGCTGGACCGGGTACTGGGAGGCGGCGTCGTCCCCGGGGCGGTCGTGCTGCTGGCGGGAGAGCCCGGCGTCGGCAAGTCGACGCTGCTACTGGACGTCGCCGCCAAGGCGGCCGCGGCCTCCCGTGCGCGCGGCCAGGGCCCGGTGCTGTACGTGACCGGGGAGGAGTCGGCCAGCCAGGTACGGCTGCGCGCCGAACGCATCGGCGCCATTGATCCGGCGCTGCTGCTGGCCGCCGAGACCGAGCTCGGGGCACTCCTGGGGCATGTGCAGGACGCCTCCCCGTCCCTGCTGATCGTCGACTCGATCCAGACGGTCGCCTCCGCACAGGTCGAGGGCGGGGCGGGCGGCGTCACCCAGGTGCGCGCCGTGGCGAGCGCGCTCATCCAGGTGGCCAAGGAGCGCGCCATCCCTGTGCTGCTGGTGGGGCATGTGACCAAGGACGGCGGCATCGCGGGGCCGCGCGTACTGGAGCACCTGGTGGACGTCGTCTGTCAGTTCGAGGGGGACCGCCACGCCCGGCTGCGGCTGCTGCGAGCGGTGAAGAACCGCTATGGTCCCACGGACGAGGTCGGCTGCTTCGACCTGGGCGAGCGGGGCATCGTCGGCCTGGCGGACCCGTCCGGCCTGTTCCTGTCGGCGGCGCGCAGTGAGGTGCCGGGCACGTGCGCCACGGTGACGCTCGAGGGCCGCCGCCCCATGCCGGTGGAGATCCAGGCGCTGGTGGCCGGGACTGCCGCAGGCTCGCCGCGCCGCACCACCTCCGGGGTGGATCATTCCCGGGTGGCGATGTCCCTGGCGGTGCTGGCGGCACGGTTGCGGCTGGACACGTCCAGCACCGACGTCTATGTCTCAACCGTGGGCGGTGCGCGGGCGGTCGAGCCGGCCACGGACCTGGCGGTGGCGATCGCCGTCGTCTCCGCCGCGCAGAACCTACCCACTCCTCCCGGGTTGGTGGCCTTCGGGGAGGTGGGGCTGACCGGGGAGGTACGGGCAACCGTCGGCGTGCAGCGGCGGCTGGCGGAGGCGGCGCGTCTCGGCTTCGACCGGGCTATCGTGCCATTGGCGGGATCGGAGGAGCTGCGGGCCGTCGACGGCGTACGCGTGCTGCCCGTGGCCCACCTCAGTGAAGCCGTCGGAGCGGCCCTGCCGCGCGGCTGA
- a CDS encoding ABC transporter substrate-binding protein: protein MAGYSASAESADRARRADRVGDSRDRRLSRRSLLASAAVAGAAALLAACASSGSGAAGSSAAAGNASQGATESFPITIEHAFGSTTIAAEPTRVATVSWVDADVVISLGVVPVGMPAASADGEGEDAHPWTTEALEALGSGWDADDAPALYAAVDGIDVDAIAALEPDLILGVNSGMTEAEYQRLSAVAPTLAYPPGAIAYGASWEAVTVAVGRALGRSAAAEALVNATTFLVTSTATANPALAGASYVAADLDPGHPSISLYTSTDTRSQFLEQLGLRPAPAAVAAGVGATDALTVEYSLDDAAELEADLFWAQVEDATVVETIRGDNRLSRIPAVASGAALLVTDPVAAASVAAASPLSLPWCCENHVPDIVAAIEAGRAAATAAASATASPDASPEASASAS from the coding sequence TTGGCTGGTTATTCCGCCTCCGCCGAGTCCGCCGACCGAGCTCGCCGCGCCGATCGCGTCGGCGACTCCCGTGACCGCCGCCTGAGCCGTCGCAGCCTGCTGGCGAGTGCCGCCGTCGCGGGTGCGGCCGCGCTGCTGGCGGCCTGCGCGTCCAGCGGCAGTGGCGCCGCAGGCTCCTCCGCCGCTGCCGGTAATGCCTCCCAGGGCGCCACTGAGTCGTTCCCCATCACCATTGAGCACGCCTTCGGTTCCACCACGATTGCTGCCGAACCCACCCGTGTCGCCACGGTCTCCTGGGTGGATGCCGACGTCGTCATCTCGCTCGGTGTGGTGCCGGTCGGAATGCCGGCCGCGTCCGCAGACGGCGAAGGCGAGGATGCCCACCCCTGGACCACCGAGGCGCTTGAGGCACTCGGCTCCGGCTGGGACGCCGACGACGCCCCGGCCCTGTACGCGGCGGTGGATGGAATCGACGTCGACGCTATCGCCGCCCTTGAGCCGGACCTGATTCTGGGGGTGAACTCGGGCATGACCGAGGCGGAGTATCAGCGGCTGTCCGCCGTCGCCCCCACGCTGGCCTACCCGCCGGGGGCCATCGCGTACGGTGCCTCCTGGGAGGCGGTCACGGTCGCCGTCGGCAGGGCGCTGGGCCGCTCCGCGGCGGCCGAGGCCCTGGTCAACGCCACCACCTTCCTGGTCACCTCCACGGCCACCGCCAATCCGGCTCTGGCGGGGGCCAGCTACGTGGCCGCCGACCTCGATCCCGGTCATCCGTCCATCTCTCTGTACACGTCCACGGACACGCGCTCACAGTTCCTGGAGCAACTGGGGCTGCGGCCGGCGCCGGCCGCCGTCGCTGCCGGAGTGGGCGCAACGGACGCGCTCACGGTGGAGTACTCGCTTGATGACGCTGCCGAGCTGGAGGCCGACCTGTTCTGGGCTCAGGTCGAGGACGCGACCGTCGTCGAGACCATCAGGGGCGATAACCGCCTGTCGCGGATCCCGGCGGTCGCATCGGGTGCGGCGCTGCTGGTCACCGATCCGGTAGCTGCCGCGAGCGTTGCGGCCGCGTCCCCGCTGTCGCTGCCGTGGTGCTGTGAGAATCATGTTCCCGACATCGTCGCGGCCATCGAGGCTGGGAGGGCTGCGGCGACGGCTGCGGCGAGCGCTACCGCGAGTCCTGATGCGAGTCCGGAGGCCTCCGCCTCGGCGTCGTGA
- a CDS encoding ABC transporter ATP-binding protein produces the protein MIELDEVRKVYNSEVSIGPVTLDLPAGGITAFIGPNGAGKSTLLTMVGRLLGIDEGAVRVAGLDVSSTKSADLARVLSILRQENHFITRLTVRQLVGFGRFPYSRGRLTVDDERIISRYIDFFGLDELESRHLDELSGGQRQRAYVAMVLCQETDYVLLDEPLNNLDIAHSVEMMNHLERAAKEFGRTVLIVLHDINFAARYADRICALRDGGVFRFGPPAEIMRDDVLTAVFGTPIQVIDGPSGPLACY, from the coding sequence GTGATCGAGCTGGACGAAGTGCGCAAGGTCTACAACAGCGAGGTGTCAATCGGCCCGGTGACGCTGGACCTGCCCGCCGGCGGCATCACCGCCTTCATCGGCCCCAACGGCGCCGGCAAGTCCACCCTGTTGACCATGGTAGGGCGGCTGCTGGGGATCGACGAGGGTGCCGTGCGTGTGGCCGGGCTGGACGTGTCCTCCACCAAGTCGGCGGACCTGGCCCGGGTGCTGTCCATCCTGCGGCAGGAGAACCACTTCATCACCCGGCTGACCGTGCGCCAGCTGGTCGGCTTCGGACGCTTCCCCTACTCCCGCGGGCGGCTCACCGTCGACGACGAGCGCATCATCTCCCGCTACATCGACTTCTTCGGCCTGGACGAGTTGGAGAGCCGCCACCTGGACGAGCTCTCCGGCGGACAGCGGCAGCGCGCCTACGTGGCCATGGTGCTGTGCCAGGAGACCGACTACGTGCTGCTGGACGAGCCCCTGAACAACCTCGACATCGCCCACAGCGTGGAGATGATGAACCACCTGGAGCGCGCCGCCAAGGAGTTCGGCCGCACCGTGCTGATTGTCCTGCACGACATCAACTTCGCGGCCCGCTACGCCGATCGGATCTGCGCCCTCAGGGACGGCGGCGTGTTCCGCTTCGGCCCGCCGGCGGAGATCATGCGTGACGACGTGCTCACCGCCGTCTTCGGCACCCCCATCCAGGTGATCGACGGCCCATCGGGGCCGCTCGCCTGCTACTAG
- a CDS encoding ABC transporter permease: protein MVVLALLGLSLATGQYSILSHADGWEMFRNVRVPRTLALVLAGAAMSMSGLVMQLITQNRFVEPTTTGTTEWAGLGLLAVMVVFPRASVLGRMAGAVTAAFLGTMVFFLLLRRVSLRSSLLVPIIGMMLGAVVSAVSTFVALQTDMLQSLGVWFQGSFTSVYRGQYEVLWIVVAVVAAIFYYADHLTAVGLGEDVATNIGVDYRRTVLIGTGLVAVATGTVTVVVGSLPFLGLIVPNLVSMRRGDDLRSNLPWVCLVGIALVTACDLLARTIIAPFEIPVAVVLGLVGAAVFIALIIRQTRRG from the coding sequence GTGGTCGTCCTGGCTCTGCTGGGTCTGAGCCTGGCCACCGGCCAGTACTCCATCCTGTCCCACGCCGACGGCTGGGAGATGTTCCGCAACGTCCGCGTCCCACGCACCCTGGCGCTGGTGCTGGCCGGGGCCGCCATGAGCATGTCCGGCCTGGTCATGCAGCTGATCACCCAGAACCGCTTCGTGGAGCCCACCACCACCGGCACCACCGAATGGGCGGGCCTGGGCCTGCTGGCGGTGATGGTGGTCTTCCCGCGGGCCAGCGTGCTGGGACGCATGGCGGGCGCCGTGACGGCCGCCTTCCTGGGCACCATGGTGTTCTTCCTGCTGCTGCGCCGGGTCTCCCTGCGCTCCTCCCTGCTGGTGCCCATCATCGGCATGATGCTCGGGGCGGTGGTCAGCGCCGTGTCCACCTTCGTAGCGCTTCAGACCGACATGCTGCAGTCCCTGGGGGTGTGGTTCCAGGGCAGCTTCACCTCGGTGTACCGGGGCCAGTACGAGGTGCTGTGGATCGTGGTGGCGGTGGTGGCCGCCATCTTCTACTACGCCGACCACCTCACCGCCGTCGGCCTGGGTGAGGACGTGGCCACCAACATCGGCGTCGACTACCGGCGCACCGTCCTGATCGGTACCGGACTGGTGGCCGTGGCCACCGGCACCGTCACCGTGGTGGTCGGTTCGCTGCCCTTCCTGGGGCTGATCGTGCCGAACCTGGTGTCCATGCGTCGCGGGGACGACCTGCGCTCCAACCTGCCCTGGGTGTGCCTGGTGGGCATCGCCCTTGTCACCGCCTGCGACCTGCTCGCCCGCACCATCATCGCCCCCTTCGAGATCCCGGTGGCCGTGGTGCTGGGCCTGGTGGGGGCGGCCGTATTCATCGCCCTGATCATCCGCCAGACCAGGAGGGGATGA